A window of Thermodesulfobacteriota bacterium genomic DNA:
GAAATGCCTGAACAATCCGAACCAGGTGCATACATGGGAGATCCGCAAGGTCAAAAAAGACGGCACTTTGATCTGGGTCCGGGAAAACGCCGAGGCGGCACCAAGCGGCGGGAGAAAAACCCGCATAAATATAGTATGCGAAGATATAACGGACCAAAAGAACGCGGAGTTTTTGCTGAACACGGAAAACAAAGTGCTCGAGTTGATCACACGCAACACTTCGTTGAACCGTATTCTCGACTACCTCTGTCGCCAAGCCGAGAGTCAGGCTCCCGGCATGCTCTGCTCGTTCCTTATACTCGATGAAGCAGGGAAGCACCTCAGGCACGGCGCGGCGCCGAGCCTGCCGAGGGAGTACACAAGGGCGATAGACGGTGTCCAGATAGGGCCCGGTGTAGGCTCGTGCGGCACGGCTGCCTACCTGAAAAAGCCCGTAATCGCGAGCGACATAGAAACCGACCAGCGCTGGGCGGATTACAAGCACCTTGCGCTAAAGCACGGCCTCAAGGCCTGCTGGTCAACGCCGATACTGTCGACTGAAAAGAACGTACTCGGCACCTTCGCCATGTACTACGATCACTCCCGTTCTCCGAATTCTCACGAAAAAAAGATAATAGAGGCGGCGACGCACCTGGCCCGCATCGCGATCGAGCGGATGAAGGCCCAGGACCTCGCCAAGCAGTTCGGCGAAATCCTCGAAGAGTCGCTCAACGAGATTTACATAATAGACGCCGAGACGTGCAGGTACCTCCAGGTAAACAAAGGAGCCAGGATCAATCTCGGATATACGTACGAAGAGCTTCTCGACACGGACACTGTCGAAATTAACCCGGACCTCACGCCGGACTTCCTCGGCAGAGCCGAAACGCTGATTTCGGGCGACCGCAAAAAAATACGGATCGAAGGCGTTCACAGGCGAAAGGACGGCACGCGGTACCCGGTCGAAACTTATCTCCAGCTGTCGAGCTTCAATGGCAAGAAGGTATACATCGCCGACGTCATCGATATGACCGAGCCGAGAAAGCGGGAAGAAGTGCTGAGGGAGCACGTCGAGCAGCTATCGAAGAAAAACAGGTACGAATCGATAGTCCGGGCGGTGACAGAGAGCGTGCACCAATCGCTCGACTTGCAGGACGTGTTCGAAAACGCCGTGGACGCGCTCAACAAGAACGTGGAAGGAGCAAGCAGCGTCGTCATATTCATGGCCGAGGGGAACGACGCCGTACTGAAAGCCGACAGGGGCCACTCGGACTGGTACATAGAGCGTCTCAGAAAAATTCCTTATCCCAAGGGCGCCACGTGGAAAACTATCCTGGACGGTGTACCGAGATACGTTCCCGACACCGACGAGGACGACGTACTGGGTCCGGCGGGAAAAGAATTCGGCACGAAGAGTTATTTGTCCATGCCGATACAGTCGGAAGGGACGACAGTCGGATGCATCCATATCCATTCCCAGGAAAAGCAGAGTTTCAGCATCGAGGACCTCGACATGCTGCAGATCGTTGCGCGGCAGCTTGAGTCGGCCATCAAGAACGCGAACCAGGCGGAGGCTCTGAAGAAATCCGAGGAAGACATCAAGCAAAAACTGACCGAGCTATCCAAGAAGAAAAGATACGAAGAAATTATCGGCACGATCACGAGGAGCGTCCACAGCTCCATAGACATACAGGAGGTCCTCGAGAACGCAGTCGACGCGATGAACAAGAACATAGAAGGCGCAGACAACGTCTCAATTTACTTCGTCGAGGGGGACGTGGCAGTTATCCAGGCATACAGGGGATATCCGGAGTGGTTCCTCAATAAAACGAGCCGTATTCCGCGCCCGAAAGGCTTCACCTGGAAAACGATACTGGAAGGGAGACTGATCTATAGCCCGGATATCGAGAACGACCCTGTCATCGGCCAGGCCGGGAGAGATGTGGGAACCAAGAGCTACGCCTCCATGCCGATCAAGTACGACGGCAAGACCATAGGATGCATAAACATAAATTCATTCAGGACGAACGCGTTCGACGAGGACGAGCTCGACCTTCTCGAGATCATCGCGGCCCAGATAGAAATTGCCGTAAACAACGCGCGGCAGGCGGAGGCGCTTAAAGAATCCGAAGAGAGGTACAGGATATTATTTGCACAAACGCCCGTCGGAGTATATACGTACGATAAAAACCTGGTTATTACCAACGTAAACGAAAGGCACGCGGAGATAATGCACTCTTCGCGTGACAAGATAATAGGTCTCGAT
This region includes:
- a CDS encoding PAS domain S-box protein encodes the protein MQDKHTPKKQATDGPGPLKNRSGARGGKEGRRRLIPESQPDQHLLYKSFYEFSPLMFFTIDNKGTVKAVNSVGAEHLGYSADELIEQPVLKVFYPEDRKSVLAQMKKCLNNPNQVHTWEIRKVKKDGTLIWVRENAEAAPSGGRKTRINIVCEDITDQKNAEFLLNTENKVLELITRNTSLNRILDYLCRQAESQAPGMLCSFLILDEAGKHLRHGAAPSLPREYTRAIDGVQIGPGVGSCGTAAYLKKPVIASDIETDQRWADYKHLALKHGLKACWSTPILSTEKNVLGTFAMYYDHSRSPNSHEKKIIEAATHLARIAIERMKAQDLAKQFGEILEESLNEIYIIDAETCRYLQVNKGARINLGYTYEELLDTDTVEINPDLTPDFLGRAETLISGDRKKIRIEGVHRRKDGTRYPVETYLQLSSFNGKKVYIADVIDMTEPRKREEVLREHVEQLSKKNRYESIVRAVTESVHQSLDLQDVFENAVDALNKNVEGASSVVIFMAEGNDAVLKADRGHSDWYIERLRKIPYPKGATWKTILDGVPRYVPDTDEDDVLGPAGKEFGTKSYLSMPIQSEGTTVGCIHIHSQEKQSFSIEDLDMLQIVARQLESAIKNANQAEALKKSEEDIKQKLTELSKKKRYEEIIGTITRSVHSSIDIQEVLENAVDAMNKNIEGADNVSIYFVEGDVAVIQAYRGYPEWFLNKTSRIPRPKGFTWKTILEGRLIYSPDIENDPVIGQAGRDVGTKSYASMPIKYDGKTIGCININSFRTNAFDEDELDLLEIIAAQIEIAVNNARQAEALKESEERYRILFAQTPVGVYTYDKNLVITNVNERHAEIMHSSRDKIIGLDINDLEDKSFNYIHEQAVQGQKSRHEGYYKSTTGDAELYILVSATPLKDAQGNIVGGMSVVEDITDLKNAEDLLKESASRYRTLVENISDLIVETSADGRFIYLSPKHEDALGYKPEELVGRDIFENVHPEDRPHAMKEFGRVVSSQTAGKAIFRYRHKNGGWRWFESTGQTVETASGEPACVIVSRDITDRRRFEEELFKAEKLESLGVLAGGIAHDFNNLLTVILGNISVSKMKLDPKDKIYGRLVEAENASFRARDLTSQLLTFSKGGAPVKEFVQSLGELIVDTANFVVSGSKVKCEFEIEDGLWPVEVDEGQISQVIHNLIINADQAMPDGGIVNVSARNVELEADNEFHLREGRYLNITIEDSGIGMTEDLLEKIFDPYFTTKQRGSGLGLATVYSIVKNHDGYIRVSSNIGAGTRFDIYLPAVTGKPVIQSSTGNLLTGSGKILVMDDEQMVREVAGEMISQLGYEVGYASDGRDAIEKYTRAMEEGRPFDAVMIDLTVPGGMGGQEAQKILLEIDPAVRTIVSSGYSNDPVMSKYDEYGFKGVVTKPYNIEVLSKAIHTVLNDTGKIKNR